One region of Gossypium raimondii isolate GPD5lz chromosome 6, ASM2569854v1, whole genome shotgun sequence genomic DNA includes:
- the LOC105773518 gene encoding protein FAR1-RELATED SEQUENCE 6-like: MEEVCLNSEPVFDMVDEYEGDGEGEGDCSAVEHDDETGSKHSKKEPPLPTIGLEFDSFDEAYDFYNIYAKEQGFGIRVSNSWFRTKKKERYRAKLSCSSAGFKKKSEANNPRPETRTGCPAMVVIRLVDSKRWRIVEVELEHNHQVSPQIKRFYKSHKKMILAARKARPPAEPVTEIHTIKLYRTAAMDAVSNGFSNVSEREGIHQPDHSKHLELKEGDAYAVYNFFCRMKLTNPNFFYLMDFDDDGPLKNVFWADARSRAAYGYFSDTVAIDTTCLTNKYELPLISFVGVNHHGQSVLLGCGFLGHKSVEYFVWIFRAWLKCMLGHQPQVIVTDQCKSLQIAVSEVFPKARHCFCLWYIMQRVPEKLGGLRGFEEIKRQLNKAVYNSLKIIEFETSWTEMIKKHGLGDNKWLQTLYEERKQWVPVYLKDTFFAGMIPIRENESLNAFFDGYVHKHTSFKEFVDKYDLALYRKHLKEATADVQSKNSSFELKTRCNFEVQLSKAYTKEIFDKFQSEVEGMYSCFNTRQVTANGPIITYIVKERVEIEGNEKEVRSYEVLFETNQVDIRCICSLFNYKGYLCRHALNVLNYNGVEEVPSRYILRRWCKDFKFQHVDLGSTDIDVYGPVYRRSHFHNCAVPIVEGGAQSEEQYKIALHELQELLNKFNLVDDS; encoded by the coding sequence ATGGAAGAAGTTTGCCTCAATAGCGAGCCGGTATTTGATATGGTTGATGAGTATGAGGGTGACGGTGAGGGTGAGGGAGACTGCAGTGCCGTGGAACATGATGATGAAACTGGTTCAAAACATTCAAAGAAAGAACCACCTCTGCCGACCATTGGTTTGGAGTTCGATTCTTTCGACGAAGCTTATGACTTCTACAATATCTATGCTAAGGAACAGGGTTTTGGCATCAGAGTTAGCAATTCGTGGTTTAGAACCAAAAAGAAAGAGCGCTATAGAGCAAAACTTAGCTGCAGTAGTGCaggttttaagaaaaagagtGAAGCCAACAACCCGAGACCCGAAACAAGAACCGGTTGTCCTGCAATGGTAGTCATTAGGCTTGTGGACTCTAAAAGGTGGAGAATAGTTGAAGTCGAGCTTGAGCACAATCACCAGGTGAGTCCACAGATCAAAAGGTTTTACAAGTCCCATAAGAAAATGATTCTTGCAGCCAGAAAGGCACGACCGCCAGCAGAACCTGTAACAGAAATACATACCATCAAGTTATATCGAACTGCTGCCATGGATGCTGTGTCTAATGGATTCTCAAATGTTTCTGAAAGGGAGGGTATTCATCAACCAGATCACTCTAAACATCTGGAACTTAAAGAGGGCGATGCATATGCTGTTTATAATTTCTTCTGTCGCATGAAGTTGACTAATCCGAATTTCTTTTACTTGATGGATTTTGATGACGACGGTCCGTTGAAGAATGTCTTCTGGGCAGATGCTAGGTCCAGGGCCGCTTATGGTTATTTTTCCGACACCGTTGCAATTGACACAACATGCTTGACAAATAAATATGAACTTCCCTTGATTTCTTTTGTCGGAGTGAACCATCACGGGCAATCAGTGTTATTGGGATGTGGCTTCCTTGGACACAAGTCAGTGGAGTACTTTGTCTGGATTTTTAGAGCATGGCTTAAATGCATGCTAGGGCACCAACCACAAGTTATTGTTACGGACCAGTGCAAATCCTTGCAAATTGCTGTTTCCGAGGTTTTTCCGAAGGCTCGtcattgtttttgtttgtggtATATCATGCAGAGAGTTCCAGAGAAGTTGGGAGGATTGAGAGGAtttgaagaaatcaaaaggCAGTTGAATAAAGCAGTCTATAACTCCTTAAAGATAATCGAGTTTGAAACTTCCTGGACTGAAATGATCAAGAAGCACGGACTCGGCGATAACAAGTGGCTCCAAACTTTGTACGAAGAAAGGAAGCAATGGGTACCGGTTTACCTAAAGGATACATTTTTTGCCGGAATGATCCCAATCCGAGAAAACGAGAGTTTAAATGCATTTTTCGATGGTTATGTACATAAGCATACATCTTTCAAGGAATTTGTTGACAAGTATGATTTAGCTCTTTATAGGAAACACCTAAAAGAAGCCACAGCAGATGTGCAGTCAAAGAACTCAAGctttgaattaaaaacaagatGCAATTTCGAGGTCCAGCTTTCTAAAGCGTACACAAAAGAAATCTTCGATAAGTTCCAATCCGAAGTTGAGGGGATGTACTCTTGCTTCAACACAAGGCAGGTGACTGCAAACGGGCCAATAATAACATACATTGTTAAAGAAAGAGTCGAAATCGAAGGAAATGAGAAGGAGGTTAGGAGTTACGAGGTTTTGTTTGAGACTAATCAGGTCGATATCCGATGCATATGCAGTTTATTCAACTACAAAGGTTATTTATGCAGGCATGCTTTGAACGTTCTTAATTATAATGGTGTTGAAGAAGTTCCCTCGCGCTACATACTGCGTCGTTGGTGTAAAGATTTCAAGTTTCAGCATGTCGATCTAGGCTCCACTGACATTGATGTGTATGGCCCGGTTTATCGGCGAAGTCACTTTCATAACTGTGCAGTACCGATTGTAGAAGGAGGAGCACAATCTGAGGAACAGTATA